A genomic window from Salvia miltiorrhiza cultivar Shanhuang (shh) chromosome 5, IMPLAD_Smil_shh, whole genome shotgun sequence includes:
- the LOC130985880 gene encoding fruit protein pKIWI501-like produces MAAVEVESVPVEEIVAPVEAPAKVEESPAAVTEEVAPSEATEEAAVAEAEPEKAVPAAVEEPAETKEVTAEEPAEVKTTEEEEEEVVPEKEAVAPVAVEEEEKEVDLAPAEAAKEEEEAAVAAEEVAPAEADKEEEAEAPPAEVPVEKAEE; encoded by the exons ATGGCAGCAGTTGAG GTTGAATCAGTTCCAGTTGAAGAGATCGTCGCTCCAGTTGAGGCACCGGCGAAAGTGGAGGAGTCGCCAGCGGCGGTGACGGAAGAAGTAGCGCCGTCCGAAGCAACTGAGGAAGCTGCAGTTGCTGAAGCCGAGCCTGAGAAAGCAGTCCCCGCGGCCGTGGAGGAGCCAGCCGAGACAAAGGAGGTTACAGCTGAAGAGCCAGCCGAGGTAAAAAcaacagaagaagaagaagaagaagttgtCCCAGAGAAAGAGGCAGTAGCGCCGGTGGCCGTtgaggaggaggagaaggaggTTGATCTTGCTCCCGCTGAAGCCGccaaggaggaggaggaggctgCCGTCGCCGCGGAAGAGGTTGCTCCAGCTGAAGCCGACAAAGAGGAGGAGGCTGAGGCTCCTCCTGCTGAAGTCCCAGTTGAGAAAGCTGAGGAGTGA